A section of the Triticum dicoccoides isolate Atlit2015 ecotype Zavitan chromosome 7A, WEW_v2.0, whole genome shotgun sequence genome encodes:
- the LOC119329948 gene encoding bidirectional sugar transporter SWEET15-like, with the protein MAFLNMEQHTWAFTFGILGNIISLMVFLSPLPTFYRVYRKKSTEGFQSTPYLVTLFSCLLWMYYAFLKSGSELLLTINAVGCVIESLYIAMYLVYAPKSARLLTAKLFIGLDVGLFGLIALVTMLASHGPLRVQVVGWICVAVALGVFAAPLSIIRLVIRTKSVEFMPFSLSFFLVLSAVIWFAYGALKKDIFVAMPNVLGFLFGVAQMALYMAYRNKKPATVVLVHEEMKLPEHVKEVAGGAKPQGGAPTEGRISCGAEVHPIDVLPAVADIEQAAAAADEDVIRDDQNMLRPEQPAVIKPDVAIVVQA; encoded by the exons GCAACATCATCTCACTTATGGTCTTCCTTTCACCGCT CCCGACGTTCTACCGTGTGTACCGCAAGAAGTCGACGGAGGGGTTCCAGTCGACGCCCTACCTGGTGACGCTCTTCAGCTGCCTGCTGTGGATGTACTACGCCTTCCTCAAGTCCGGTTCCGAGCTCCTCCTCACCATCAACGCCGTCGGCTGCGTCATCGAGAGCCTCTACATCGCCATGTACCTCGTCTACGCCCCCAAGAGCGCCAGGCTCCTCACCGCCAAGCTCTTCATTGGCCTCGACGTCGGCCTCTTCGGCCTCATCGCCCTCGTCACCATGCTCGCGTCGCACGGCCCCCTCCGCGTCCAGGTCGTCGGCTGGATCTGCGTCGCCGTCGCGCTCGGCGTCTTCGCCGCTCCCTTGAGCATCATC AGGCTTGTGATCCGTACCAAGAGCGTGGAGTTCATGCCCTTCTCGCTGTCCTTCTTCCTGGTCCTCAGCGCCGTCATCTGGTTCGCGTACGGCGCGCTCAAGAAGGACATCTTCGTGGCGATGCCCAACGTGCTGGGCTTCTTGTTCGGCGTGGCGCAGATGGCGCTCTACATGGCGTACCGCAACAAGAAGCCCGCCACCGTGGTGCTGGTGCACGAGGAGATGAAGCTGCCGGAGCACGTCAAGGAGGTGGCCGGCGGCGCCAAGCCGCAGGGCGGCGCGCCCACCGAGGGGAGGATCAGCTGCGGCGCCGAGGTGCACCCCATTGACGTTCTCCCGGCCGTGGCCGACATCGAGCAAGCCGCCGCAGCGGCCGACGAAGACGTGATCCGCGACGACCAGAACATGCTCAGGCCGGAGCAGCCGGCGGTCATCAAGCCTGACGTCGCCATTGTCGTCCAGGCCTAG